A region of Athene noctua chromosome 12, bAthNoc1.hap1.1, whole genome shotgun sequence DNA encodes the following proteins:
- the LOC141965111 gene encoding protocadherin alpha-3-like produces MGVCGGPAVRVLVLAAAWALGGGQVRYSVPEEAKAGTVVGRLAQDLGLEAGEAEARRLRLVAQGRRASVEVSGASGALVVSSRLDREELCGKSAPCALRLEVLVERPLRVFHVELEVTDINDNAPLFPAARRNLSIAEFTTLPGSRFPLEGASDADIGANAQLSYSLSPSEHFTLDVKSPDENRKSLFLVLGKALDRESVPVHRLVLTASDGGRPSLSGTMELVVSVLDANDNAPQFNQSVYKVQLPESAAEGTLVASVNATDPDEGVNREFSYSIVSSFPDGRRNLFGIDPKTGEIRLTGVLDFEEVRLHELQIEARDRGSPPLSGHCSVELAVLDVNDNAPEVWVTSLSVPVPEDAAVGTVVALLSVSDRDSGANGRVRCAVWPAAPFGLVATFAGSYSLVLREALDRERVSEYEVEVRAEDGGAPPLRASRGVRVPVSDVNDNAPAFAQAVYTVLARENNAAGAELARLWARDPDEAGNGRVSYSVWEGGGGGAAPGGGWRAASSYVSVDAESGRLRALQPLDYEEVQVLQFEVRAVDAGEPPLCGNATVQLFVVDENDNAPALLPAAGGGPGPGAAGSAASGPGSGAWWAWAAWGAPAGQVVAKIRAVDADSGYNAWLRYELWEPRGKGPFRVGLYSGEVSTARALEEADGPRQRLVIVVRDHGEPARSATATLSVSLVEGAEAALAAAGSSSAASGPGLRAAEGGPAAAAAAAATNVWLVVAICAVSSLFLLAVVLYGASRWAPRAAVLSGPGPATLVCASEVGSWSYSQRQSRSLCVADGAGKSDLMVFSPNVPPPPGPAAKETQPQPPALLDTVSGPPLPPSLPPSLCPSVPPSLACRPFPRRPLPAAALLARPVGRRWWEPG; encoded by the coding sequence atgggcGTGTGCGGGGGGCCCGCGGTGCGGGTGCTGGTGCTGGCGGCGGCCTGGGCGCTGGGCGGCGGGCAGGTGCGCTACTCGGTGCCGGAGGAAGCCAAGGCCGGGACGGTGGTGGGCCGGCTGGCGCAGGACCTGGGCCTGGAGGCGGGCGAGGCGGAGGCGCGGCGGCTGCGGCTGGTGGCGCAGGGCCGGCGGGCGAGCGTGGAGGTGAGCGGGGCGAGCGGGGCGCTGGTGGTGAGCTCGCGGCTGGACCGGGAGGAGCTGTGCGGGAAGAGCGCGCCGTGCGCCCTGCgcctggaggtgctggtggagcGGCCGCTGCGCGTCTTCCACGTGGAGCTGGAGGTCACCGACATCAACGACAACGCCCCGCTCTTCCCCGCCGCCCGCAGAAACCTCAGCATCGCGGAATTCACCACGCTGCCGGGATCGCGGTTCCCGCTGGAGGGCGCGTCGGATGCGGATATCGGCGCCAACGCGCAGCTCTCCTACAGCCTCAGCCCCAGCGAGCACTTTACCCTCGATGTTAAATCCCctgatgaaaatagaaaatcCCTGTTTCTGGTGCTCGGGAAAGCGCTGGACCGGGAGTCGGTGCCCGTGCACCGTCTGGTGTTGACGGCGAGTGACGGGGGCCGGCCGTCGCTGTCGGGCACGATGGAGCTGGTGGTGTCGGTGCTGGACGCCAACGACAACGCGCCCCAGTTCAACCAGTCGGTGTATAAAGTGCAGCTGCCGGAGAGCGCTGCAGAGGGGACGCTGGTGGCCTCGGTGAACGCCACGGATCCGGATGAGGGTGTCAATCGGGAGTTTTCCTACAGTATCGTCAGTTCGTTTCCTGATGGTAGGAGAAATCTCTTCGGCATTGACCCCAAGACGGGCGAGATCAGACTGACGGGCGTCTTGGACTTCGAAGAAGTCCGTCTACACGAGTTGCAAATCGAAGCGAGAGACAGAGGCTCCCCCCCGCTGTCGGGTCACTGCAGCGTGGAGCTGGCGGTgctggacgtgaacgacaacgcgcccgagGTGTGGGTGACGTCGCTgtcggtgccggtgccggaggaCGCGGCGGTGGGGACGGTGGTGGCGCTGCTGAGCGTGTCGGACCGGGACTCGGGGGCGAACGGGCGGGTGCGCTGCGCGGTGTGGCCGGCGGCGCCGTTCGGGCTGGTGGCGACGTTCGCGGGCTCGTACTCGCTGGTGCTGCGGGAGGCGCTGGACCGGGAGCGGGTGTCGGAGTACGAGGTGGAGGTGCGTGCGGAGGACGGCGGGGCGCCGCCGCTGCGCGCCAGCCGCGGGGTGCGGGTGCCGGTGtcggacgtgaacgacaacgcgccggcGTTCGCGCAGGCCGTGTACACGGTGCTGGCGCGGGAGAACaacgcggcgggcgcggagctggCGCGGCTGTGGGCGCGGGACCCGGACGAGGCGGGCAACGGGCGCGTGAGCTACTCGGTgtgggagggcggcggcgggggcgcggccccgggcggcgggtGGCGGGCGGCGTCGAGCTACGTGTCGGTGGACGCGGAGAGCgggcggctgcgggcgctgcAGCCCCTGGACTACGAggaggtgcaggtgctgcagtTCGAGGTGCGGGCGGTGGACGCGGGGGAGCCGCCGCTGTGCGGCAACGCCACGGTGCAGCTCTTCGTGGTGGAcgagaacgacaacgcgccggcgctgctgccggcagccggcggcgggccggggcccggggccgcgggctcggcggcgtcggggccgggctcgggggcGTGGTGGGCGTGGGCGGCGTGGGGGGCGCCGGCGGGGCAGGTGGTGGCGAAGATCCGCGCGGTGGACGCGGACTCGGGCTACAACGCGTGGCTGCGCTACGAGCTGTGGGAGCCGCGGGGGAAGGGCCCGTTCCGCGTGGGGCTGTACAGCGGCGAGGTGAGCACGGCGCGGGCGCTGGAGGAGGCGGACGGCCCGCGGCAGAGGCTGGTGATCGTGGTGCGGGACCACGGGGAGCCGGCGCGCTCGGCCACGGCCACGCTGAGCGTGTCGCTGGTGGAGGGCGCCGAGGCGGCGCTGGCGGCCGCGGGCTCGTCCTCGGCGGCgtcggggccggggctgcgggcggcggagggcggcccggcggcggcggcggcggcggcggcgacgaacgtgtggctggtggtggccatCTGCGCGGTGTCGAGCCTGTTCCTGCTGGCGGTGGTGCTGTACGGGGCGTCGCGGTGGGCGCCGCGGGCGGCCGTGCTGTCGGGGCCCGGGCCGGCGACGCTGGTGTGCGCCAGCGAAGTGGGGAGCTGGTCGTACTCGCAGCGGCAGAGCCGGAGCCTGTGCGTGGCGGACGGCGCGGGCAAGAGCGACCTGATGGTTTTCAGCCCCAacgtgccgccgccgcccggccccgcggcgaaGGAGACGCAGCCGCAGCCGCCCGCTCTGCTGGACACGGTCAGtggccctcccctccctccgtcTCTTCCtccgtccctctgtccctccGTGCCTCCCTCTCTCGCCTGCCGGCCCTTCCCGCGACGCCCCTTGCCCGCTGCCGCCCTTCTGGCGCGTCCCGTGGGCAGGCGCTGGTGGGAGCCGGGCTGA